One genomic segment of Belonocnema kinseyi isolate 2016_QV_RU_SX_M_011 chromosome 2, B_treatae_v1, whole genome shotgun sequence includes these proteins:
- the LOC117168516 gene encoding general odorant-binding protein 56d-like isoform X2, whose protein sequence is MLTCFQSISVPKKMDINALRKATMGLKPGCVKASGVAEELADGVTRGEYPPDPNLMCYLKCLLQKLKGVKNGKISVEMMTAQTRAIVEESVADQIISAINACGHFTDQEDICKAAYDYSKCYWEFDRTVCFFP, encoded by the exons ATGCTGACCTGTTTCCAGTCGATTTCAGTACCAAAG aaaatggACATCAATGCATTAAGAAAAGCTACTATGGGATTAAAACCTGGTTGTGTAAAGGCGTCTGGTGTCGCAgaag AATTAGCGGATGGAGTAACGAGAGGAGAATATCCACCGGACCCAAATCTTATGTGCTACTTGAAGTGTCTACTTCAAAAATTGAAGGGT gtcaaaaacggtaaaatttcagtAGAAATGATGACAGCACAGACTCGCGCTATAGTGGAAGAAAGTGTTGCAGATCAGATTATTAGCGCCATAAATGCCTGTGGACATTTTA ctgATCAAGAAGACATATGTAAGGCGGCATATGATTATTCTAAATGCTACTGGGAATTTGACAGAACT GTGTGTTTTTTCCCTTGA
- the LOC117168516 gene encoding general odorant-binding protein 56d-like isoform X1 — protein MRGLLAIFMFFTLASIRNIEGKMDINALRKATMGLKPGCVKASGVAEELADGVTRGEYPPDPNLMCYLKCLLQKLKGVKNGKISVEMMTAQTRAIVEESVADQIISAINACGHFTDQEDICKAAYDYSKCYWEFDRTVCFFP, from the exons ATGAGAGGCCTTTTagcaatttttatgttttttacacTGGCCAGTATACGAAACATCGAAGGA aaaatggACATCAATGCATTAAGAAAAGCTACTATGGGATTAAAACCTGGTTGTGTAAAGGCGTCTGGTGTCGCAgaag AATTAGCGGATGGAGTAACGAGAGGAGAATATCCACCGGACCCAAATCTTATGTGCTACTTGAAGTGTCTACTTCAAAAATTGAAGGGT gtcaaaaacggtaaaatttcagtAGAAATGATGACAGCACAGACTCGCGCTATAGTGGAAGAAAGTGTTGCAGATCAGATTATTAGCGCCATAAATGCCTGTGGACATTTTA ctgATCAAGAAGACATATGTAAGGCGGCATATGATTATTCTAAATGCTACTGGGAATTTGACAGAACT GTGTGTTTTTTCCCTTGA